The following proteins come from a genomic window of Candidozyma auris chromosome 4, complete sequence:
- a CDS encoding thiosulfate sulfurtransferase, protein MFHRTLARDTARMLRPLTPALRAHVSPAFTSFRPISVSSRVPTRTTVSSVLKNHRFYSVLSQSPAKVYKYDDMKKLVEKPDPSTVILDVREPVEFQEGHIPGAHNVPFKSSPGALDLSEEDFEDAFGFKKPSKDSELVFYCLGGVRSTAAEELAHSFGYNKRANYIGSWEDWVAHENQRK, encoded by the coding sequence ATGTTTCATCGAACCCTTGCACGTGACACGGCACGTATGCTCAGGCCATTGACGCCTGCCCTTCGTGCCCATGTCTCTCCAGCATTCACCTCATTCAGGCCTATCTCGGTCTCCTCTCGGGTTCCTACCAGAACCACAGTGTCTTCggttttgaaaaatcatAGATTCTACAGTGTACTTTCGCAATCGCCCGCTAAAGTGTATAAATACGATGACATGAAGAAACTCGTGGAGAAGCCTGACCCATCAACGGTGATTCTCGATGTGAGAGAGCCCGTCGAGTTCCAGGAGGGCCACATCCCTGGCGCTCACAATGTTCCATTCAAATCCTCTCCTGGCGCTTTGGACTTGTCTGAAGAGGACTTTGAGGACGCTtttggcttcaagaagcctTCGAAAGACTCGGAGCTCGTGTTCTACTGCTTGGGTGGTGTTAGGTCGACTGCTGCAGAGGAATTGGCCCATTCCTTTGGTTACAACAAACGTGCCAATTACATTGGCTCTTGGGAAGACTGGGTGGCCCATGAGAACCAAAGAAAGTAA
- a CDS encoding rRNA-processing protein RRP36 encodes MVQRFRPSYESDSEDDDLGAVLQNQSREESDDDDMSSLSFGALSSAQKKLQQEERTAREEESSSGSESEDGFFEDGKKKKGKTSQKKKKKNKHAPSESSSKKPVSRIREIPGLKQKKDTTLYTDIRFDSAYGKADWDRIRKDYAFLDEYRQKEIEQMRGILNNKKERSKLSDHEIEDLEFKIQSLQSRLDTLKNRDLSNKILKDHKREQMAKMRKGEQVNPYFLKKSEQRKMIQKAKFESLKSSQREKVMERKRKRRLGKEFRAMEFR; translated from the coding sequence ATGGTCCAGAGATTCAGACCACTGTATGAGTCAGACtctgaggatgatgatctCGGAGCTGTTTTACAAAACCAACTGAGGGAAGAGAGcgacgatgacgacatGCTGTCTCTTTCGTTTGGGGCCTTGAGTTCTGCtcaaaaaaagcttcagCAGGAAGAGAGAACCGCAAGAGAGGAGGAATCGCTGAGCGGTTCCGAGTCCGAAGATGGGTTTTTCGAAGatggcaagaaaaagaaaggaaaaacgctgcagaagaagaaaaagaagaataagCATGCTCCATCAGAGAGCTCATCGAAGAAACCAGTGAGTCGAATAAGAGAAATTCCCGGattgaagcagaagaaagacacAACACTTTATACAGATATAAGGTTCGATTCTGCCTACGGTAAAGCAGATTGGGACCGAATCAGAAAGGACTACGCTTTTCTAGATGAGTATAGACAAAAGgaaattgagcaaatgCGGGGCATTTTGAACAACAAAAAGGAGAGATCAAAACTTTCAGACCATGAGATagaagatttggaattCAAGATTCAGTCGCTTCAGTCCAGGCTCGACACGTTGAAAAACCGTGACTTGagcaacaagatcttgaaggaCCACAAGAGGGAGCAGATGGCGAAGATGAGAAAGGGAGAGCAAGTGAATCcatacttcttgaagaagtcggAGCAGCGCAAGATGATCCAGAAGGCTAAGtttgaaagcttgaagTCGTCGCAGAGAGAGAAGGTCAtggagagaaagagaaagaggcGGTTGGGCAAGGAGTTCAGGGCCATGGAGTTCAGGTGA